ATTTCCCTACCCCTCACTCCTCACTCCTCACTCCTCGCTCCTCAGTTGTTGCCATGATTGGGGACGGAATCAACGACGCGCCAGCCTTAGCTCAAGCTGATGTGGGGATTGCCTTACAAGCTGGGACAGATGTAGCGATGGAGACGGCTGGGATCGTGCTGATGGGAACAAAATTAACCGATGTCGTGGAAGCAATTCATCTCAGTCGAGCGACATTTAACAAAATTCGACAAAATCTATTTTGGGCATTTGCTTACAATGTTTGCGGAATTCCCATTGCAGCAGGTGTATTACTACCAATATTGGGGTTCGTCCTCAGTCCTGCGGCGGCAGGGGCGCTCATGGCATTTAGTTCTGTTAGTGTCGTGACTAACTCCTTGTTATTACGTCGTTTAAAAAATAGACTCGATCTCAACTAATCGAGGTTAAACTAGGTCAAGAATGATTACTCAAGAGTGTGGTTGAGTAATGGATAACTCAAAAGGTTACATATTCTAGAGAGTCAAAACCTACAATAAATCACAACCCGCTTTCAATGCCTTCACAACCCAATCAGAACCATCTACTAATTATAGAAGACGATCAGGGGCGCAAAGAGTTTGTTTTAGACGGTCCTGTTTATTCTATTGGTAGAGACTCCCGCTGCGATATTCGGCTGTTTTCACAGTTTGTATCTCGCCGCCATGCTACTTTAGTTCGATTGCCACAGGAGGATGGCAGTTCCTTCTATCGAATTGTAGACGGTGATGCTAAGGGCAAGCCGAGTGCTAATGGATTATTAATTAACGGTCGCAAGCTTCAAGTCCACGATCTTCAAGACGAGGACGAAGTTGTGTTTGGTCCGAGGGTACGGGCAATCTACTATCTCCTCAAACGCGATACTATTCCCTCAGCGCCACTGGATGAATATGATGTGACGCTGATTGGACCCAATATGATGCCAGATTTTGACGATTAGATCGGTTTGCGAAACTATAAACTGGATGCAAACTAGTCCAGGAAGGCAGAAAGTAGAAGGCTTCGATCTAAATCGACTCAACCGCAGTTTCTACTAACTGCCATTGGCAATTATCTACGATCGCCTGCTTGACTAAATTAAACATTTGGTAGCAGTGATTATCTATTTGAAGTGGTAGTTCTTCATTTTTTACAATCAAATTTACCCGTGTTGCTGAGTTGGTAGCGTTAGTTTTATCGATGAGTGCTTCCACCTTAACTAGCTTTGAAAACGAGACTTGACCGAGACGTTCTCGCGCCATCATGTAATCGCTTTCATCGTGTTGAATATCTAAATGGCACGAGTGCAAAACTTGATTCAATAATTGGCGCAAAAACTCTACATCATCTGCAACTGTTGCAACTGTAAACGAACAAGTATAGCGAGCCATAGCAATCACCCCTCACCTGGGTAATGGTCGATACTATAATAGCCAAACCTTTATTCAGTGTCTTTGAAAAATTCCGCACTCACCCCCAGTCAAGTCGCTTCGCTCCAATTCAAAATTTAAAGTTAATTTTGAATGCGTGAATTTTGAATTTTGAATTGGTCAAATGGTGACAAGATGTTGGAACTGAAGGTATTGAGAAATTATTTCAGCAGATATTGTGGATTGCCGATCGACAGCAAGCATCCTCAATAGCAAACTTTGAAGTGAACGCCATTGCTCAGACTATAATCCAAAATCTCAAATCCGAAATTTCTAGATTCTACCTCCATTCAAGAAAGCTGCCAAAGCCTCTTCCCAACTGGGTATGAGTTTGGCAGTTTGCACGGAGTTAGCAGTAGCATGTGTGGATGGTTGTACTTGGTTCGTGCCAGAAGTTGTGATGCGAACGATCCGCTTTTGCACGTATTCAGCAATTTTGTCATTAAAAATGCCAATCTGCCGATCGAGAAAATCAATGTGATTTAGGTGATTGGCAATTAGGAACCGATGGTGCGATCGCACGGGTTGAAAATAGGAATCCTGCGGCTGCTGCTGGCGTAGATCGATCGCAATATCGCTGACATTAGAAGTATTCGTTTCTCCTTCAGCGATCGCTACTAGTAAAGCACGGGCAGAGATATGCATGATATCGCTAACCATAGATACGAGTTTAACATTGGCTGATTCCAAAACTTTGTAAAGGCGATCGACCACATGCAGGCGTTCTTTGACTAAGAAATGACGCTGGCGCATCAAGTCTCGTAAGTCTCTTTGCGGTACGGGGTGAATAAAACTGTTGCGGATCAAACCATGACGTAGCAATTCGGCTAGCCATTCAAAATCCGGCGTATCGGTATTACGCCCTGGCACATCTTTGATCCGCTGGGCATTGACAACTAAAACGCTAAAATTAGCTTCCAGAATGTGATAAACCGTTTTCCAGTCTTCACCAGTAATATCCAATGCGATATGAGTCACGCCATTGCTTCCTAGCCAATCAGATAAAGCTAGTAAGTCCGGCACTTTATTGTTGAAGCTGTGCGTCTGACTTACCCTCTCTCCTTTTGAGTTTGAGGTAATACAGCAAGCCAGTACAGCTTTTTTCTGGACATCCAAACCCGCACAGTAAGGGTGTATTACTTCCATATAAATCGGACAGCTAGACTAATTTAGTTAGGCTAGCGGAGCAACAGCCTAGTGTGCAACTAGTTAAACTACATACTTGTAGAAAAGGGGGAGTTGGGAGTCGGGAGTCGGGAGTCGGGGGAAGGGAGCTGAGGGGGCTGAGGGAGCTGAGGGAGCTGAGGGGGCTGAGGGAGCAGAGAAGAGAGCTGAGGGAGCAGAGAAGAGAGCTGAGGGAGCTGAGGGAGCTGAGGGAGCAAAAAACAACTGTCAACCGTCTTCACGCAGTGTAGCGCCAGCGTTTACCGTCAACTACCAAATACCAACTACCAACTACCAACTACCAAATATCATTTCAAATATCGTTGAAAGAAATTCATAGTCATTTCCCATGCTTCTTTGGCTGGGGCAGCGGCGTAGCTATCGCGGCGATCGCTTAAAAAGCCATGTCCGGCATTGGGAAAAACGGTGAGAATGTAACGTTTTTTCGCTTGGGAAAGAGCTTGGCTAATACGGGCGTGTTCGTCGGCGGCTATCATCTCATCATCCGCGCCGTAAACTAACATAATGGGCGATCGCATGGCATCAACTCGATCGAGTAAAGGTTTGCGTCCTATTTTTGCTACACCGATGCCGCTACCATAAAAACTGACTGCTGCTTGAAAGCGATCGGCATGTACGGCATTCGCGAGAAACGTGTATCTGCCTCCCATACAAAAACCCGTTACGCCAATTCGATCTGCGGCTACTTCCTGGCGTTTGGCTAAGAAGTCTAAACCTTGTCCGACTTCAGCCATTACGGTATCGTCGTTTAAAGATTTGAGTTTAGCTACTGCTCCTTGTAAGTCTTTATAGTCATAAACATCACCATGATAGAAGTCTGGGGCAAGGGCAACATAGCCAGCTTGGGCGAAGCGATCGCAGACATTTTTAATATTCGGGTTTAAGCCAAATGCTTCCATAAAAACTATGATGACGGGAAAAGTGCCGCTGCCTTGGGGACGAACGTAATATCCCTGTAAATCTTGACCTAAAGTAACCGTTTCGCCTTTGGCTGTAGGTTTGGTTTGAGCATTTCCCGTTCCTGTTTGTACCAGTAGAGGTGTAGTAGCGACACCAGCAGATAAAATCAATAAATCGCGTCTGTTCATGAGGTTCGGCAAATAAAAAATGATTATTGGGATTCAGCTATTCAGCTTAATCCGAGCGTGCATCCCCGTAAACGGTTATTATTTTACGGAAACATTTGCTTCCACTTGACGCGACTCCCCACGATCGACTCTCGACTCTGGCACTTCTAGCAAAAATATGTACGATCTATAAAGACAACCATTCATAAATCTTCATATCCCCTCGTGATTACTCCGCAGCTAGCATCGACGGCATCTATCGAGAAACAGATTTGGCACTGGCAAGGCTATAAGATTCAATATACCGTTATGGGCGAGGGTAATCCCTTGATGCTCGTACATGGCTTCGGTGCTTCGATTGGTCACTGGCGCAAGAATATCCCTGCATTAGCGGCAGGGGGTTATCGAGTTTTTGCGATCGACTTACTCGGTTTTGGTGGTTCTGATAAGCCAGCTTTGAATTACACGATGGAAGTATGGCAAGAACTACTAAAA
This window of the Chroococcidiopsis thermalis PCC 7203 genome carries:
- a CDS encoding FHA domain-containing protein — its product is MPSQPNQNHLLIIEDDQGRKEFVLDGPVYSIGRDSRCDIRLFSQFVSRRHATLVRLPQEDGSSFYRIVDGDAKGKPSANGLLINGRKLQVHDLQDEDEVVFGPRVRAIYYLLKRDTIPSAPLDEYDVTLIGPNMMPDFDD
- a CDS encoding IS110 family transposase, with the translated sequence MEVIHPYCAGLDVQKKAVLACCITSNSKGERVSQTHSFNNKVPDLLALSDWLGSNGVTHIALDITGEDWKTVYHILEANFSVLVVNAQRIKDVPGRNTDTPDFEWLAELLRHGLIRNSFIHPVPQRDLRDLMRQRHFLVKERLHVVDRLYKVLESANVKLVSMVSDIMHISARALLVAIAEGETNTSNVSDIAIDLRQQQPQDSYFQPVRSHHRFLIANHLNHIDFLDRQIGIFNDKIAEYVQKRIVRITTSGTNQVQPSTHATANSVQTAKLIPSWEEALAAFLNGGRI
- a CDS encoding dienelactone hydrolase family protein, yielding MNRRDLLILSAGVATTPLLVQTGTGNAQTKPTAKGETVTLGQDLQGYYVRPQGSGTFPVIIVFMEAFGLNPNIKNVCDRFAQAGYVALAPDFYHGDVYDYKDLQGAVAKLKSLNDDTVMAEVGQGLDFLAKRQEVAADRIGVTGFCMGGRYTFLANAVHADRFQAAVSFYGSGIGVAKIGRKPLLDRVDAMRSPIMLVYGADDEMIAADEHARISQALSQAKKRYILTVFPNAGHGFLSDRRDSYAAAPAKEAWEMTMNFFQRYLK